The Papaver somniferum cultivar HN1 unplaced genomic scaffold, ASM357369v1 unplaced-scaffold_107, whole genome shotgun sequence genome includes a region encoding these proteins:
- the LOC113328015 gene encoding uncharacterized protein LOC113328015 has product MAIALPEHEGEKTKNKALPWAMPRILIDGSSSVEILFYETFKQIGLKDECLVPSAYNIFGFNGSSTRPKGEGTLEIRVGKILTLTTLCVVYVLSPYTSIVGRTWVHGIKGAASTYHQRLKFPTHEGVTAIIGGLGEAKYCYETEV; this is encoded by the coding sequence ATGGCAATTGCACTCCCCGAGCACGAGggagagaaaacaaaaaacaaagcaCTACCATGGGCGATGCCTAGAATCTTGATCGATGGCAGCAGTTCTGTGGAAATCTTATTCTATGAAACATTTAAACAAATTGGTCTCAAAGACGAATGTCTTGTACCCTCCGCTTACAACATATTTGGCTTCAACGGGTCATCAACCCGCCCAAAGGGTGAGGGAACGTTAGAAATTCGGGTGGGAAAGATCCTCACCCTAACCACCTTATGCGTGGTATATGTACTATCACCTTACACATCCATTGTGGGACGAACATGGGTCCATGGAATTAAAGGAGCAGCCTCGACCTATCACCAAAGGCTAAAATTCCCCACACATGAGGGAGTGACAGCAATCATTGGAGGTCTTGGCGAAGCAAAATACTGCTACGAGACAGAAGTTTAA